The DNA segment CGCGACACGCCGAAACGGGCCGCGAAAGCCTTTAAATTCCTGAATAACGGTTACGAAAAGAATCTGGACGACGTCTTGAATGGGGCCATTTTCCAAGCCGATACCGAAGACATGGTCATCGTCAAGGACATCGAACTCTATTCACTGTGCGAACACCATCTGCTGCCCTTCATCGGTAAATGCCACATCGGTTACCTGCCGCAAGGCAAGGTACTGGGCCTTTCGAAACTCGCGCGTATCGTCGACATGTACGCCCGCCGGCTACAGATTCAGGAACAACTGACCCGGCAAATCGCCGACGCGGTGGAAACTGCTATCGACGCCCGTGGCGTCGCGGTCGTGATCGAAGCCAAGCATCTGTGCATGATGATGCGCGGCGTCGAAAAACAAAACTCGGTGATGACCACCTCGGTGATGAGCGGCATTTTCCGCCAGGAAATCAGCACCCGCTCCGAGTTCCTCAATCTGATCAACCGAAAATAAGCTGATGAGCGAAACTCCTGCCGACAAAACCGGCGTCTTGCTGGTCAATCTCGGTTCGCCGGCTTCGCCGAAAACCGGAGACGTCAGGCGTTTCCTGCGCGAGTTCCTGGGCGACCCGCGGGTCGTCAACCTGCCGCGGCCGCTGTGGTGGCTGATATTGAATCTGTTCGTGCTGCCGTTTCGGCCGCGCAAATCCGCCCATGCCTACCAATCGATCTGGACCGAGCAAGGTTCGCCGCTGATCGTGTTCAGCCAGCAATTGACCGAAAAACTGAAAGCGCGTTACGGCGGACCGTCGCTAGCCATCGACTGCGCAATGCGCTACGGCAAACCGGCCTTGCGGGACAAATTAAGGGATCTGAAAAAACAAGGCGTCACCGAAATCGTGGTATTACCGCTCTACCCCCAGTATTCGTCAACCACCACGGCCTCGATTTTCGACATCGTCGCCGACGAATTCGTCGACTGGCGGCATATGCCAGGTTTGCGTTTTATCAGCG comes from the Methylomonas sp. EFPC3 genome and includes:
- the folE gene encoding GTP cyclohydrolase I FolE; this translates as MEEYFSKIIQAIGEDVNREGLRDTPKRAAKAFKFLNNGYEKNLDDVLNGAIFQADTEDMVIVKDIELYSLCEHHLLPFIGKCHIGYLPQGKVLGLSKLARIVDMYARRLQIQEQLTRQIADAVETAIDARGVAVVIEAKHLCMMMRGVEKQNSVMTTSVMSGIFRQEISTRSEFLNLINRK
- the hemH gene encoding ferrochelatase translates to MSETPADKTGVLLVNLGSPASPKTGDVRRFLREFLGDPRVVNLPRPLWWLILNLFVLPFRPRKSAHAYQSIWTEQGSPLIVFSQQLTEKLKARYGGPSLAIDCAMRYGKPALRDKLRDLKKQGVTEIVVLPLYPQYSSTTTASIFDIVADEFVDWRHMPGLRFISDFHQHPAYIAAVAASVQQHWQENGQAQLLVMSFHGLPAKLTEWGDPYYYQCQTSARLIAEKLGLTETQWKLVFQSRFGRAEWLKPYCVEVLEELPKQGIRQIDMICPGFSVDCLETLEEIAIANRELFLEAGGESYRYIPCLNDSDAHVELMLELIRTAR